Within the Desulfovibrio oxyclinae DSM 11498 genome, the region CGTGTTCAGCGTCAAGACCATCGCCGAGGGCATCATCCCCGGAATCGCCAACTATCAGACTCCCGACCCGGACTGCGACCTGAAGAACCTCGTCACCGACGGCTCCAGGAAGCAACAGGTCGAATACGTCCTTTCCAACTCCTTCGGCTTCGGCGGCACCAACGGCTGCGTGCTGTTCAAGCGTTACGAGGGATAACCAACGAGGTTCGCCGTAATGGAAGAACTGCTGATTCAAGATCCGGAAGTGGCCGCCGCCATCGCCGCCGAGGCGGACAGGCAGGTGAGCAAGCTGGAACTCATCGCGAGTGAAAACTTTGTTTCCACCGCGGTGCGTCAGGCGCAGGGGTCCATCATGACCCACAAGTACGCCGAAGGCTACCCGCACAAGCGCTACTACGGCGGCTGCGAATTCGTGGACATCGCCGAAGATATCGCCCGCGACCGCGCCAAGGCGCTTTTCGACTGCGACTACGTCAATGTACAGCCCCACTCCGGTTCCCAGGCCAACATGGCCGTCTACTTCGGCTACTGCAAGCCGGGCGACACGATTCTGACCATGGAGCTGTCCCACGGCGGACACCTGACCCACGGCGCATCGGTCAACTTCTCCGGCAAGCTGTATAACGTGGTCCACTACGGCGTGACCCGCGAGACCCAGACCATCGACTATGATCAGGTCGAAGCGCTGGCCAAGGAGCACCGCCCCGCCATGATCGTGGCTGGTGCCTCCGCCTATCCGCGCATCATCGACTTTGCCCGCTTCCGCGCCATCGCGGACGAGGTGGGCGCCAAGCTCATGGTGGACATGGCGCACATCGCGGGCCTTATTGCAGCGGGCGAGCACCCCAGCTGCATCCCGCACGCGCACATCACTACCACCACGACCCACAAGACTCTGCGCGGCCCGCGCGGCGGCATGATCCTCTCCACCGAGGACCAGAGCAAGACCCTAAACTCCCAGATCTTCCCGGGCATTCAGGGCGGTCCGCTCATGCACGTCATCGCGGCCAAGGCTGCCGCCTTTGGCGAGGCCCTGCGCGAAGGATTCGTGGAATACCAGAAACAAGTGGTCAAGAACGCCAAGGTTCTCGCCAACTCCCTTGAGGAGTCCGGCTTCGAGCTCGTTTCCGGCGGCACCGACAACCACCTGCTGATGATCGACCTGACCAACAAGGATATCACCGGCAAAGACGCAGAGCACGCTCTTGATCTGGCAGGCATCACTGCCAACAAGAACACCATCCCGTTCGAGACCCGCTCTCCGTTCGTCACTTCCGGCATTCGCCTCGGCACCCCCGCGCTCACTACCCGCGGCATGATCGAGGAAGACATGATCGTGGTCGCAGAAGCCATCACCGCTGCCATCGACAATTGGCAGAACGAGAAGGCTCTCGAAGAAATCGCCAACGAAGTTGAAGAGTTCGCCCGCGAATTCCCCCTCTTCGCCTGGTAACGCGATTCATACGACGCATTGAAAAGGCCTTCCCGCCATAGCGGGAAGGCCTTTTTTCGGGCTTGTGCCCGGTAATGTCTTATAGAACTTCGGCGCTTCCTGCCCTACTCACCCAGATACGCCTTTCTGATATCCGGATTGTCCAGCAGAGAGGCCGCATCGTCCTCCATGACCACCTTGCCCGTCTCAAGCACATAAGCGCGCTGAGAGGCCTGCAGGGCCAGATTCGCGTTCTGCTCGACCAAGAGTACGGTCACGCCTTCCTTATTGATGTCCTGCACGATGTCGAAGATCTGCTTGACGATCAGCGGTGCGAGCCCCATGGATGGCTCATCCAGCAACAGGAGCTTGGGACGGCTCATGAGGGCCCTGCCGATGGCCAGCATCTGCTGCTCGCCGCCGGAGAGCGTCCCACCAAGCTGCTTGCGACGCTCGCGCAACTTGGGAAAAAGCTCGTAAACATACTCCATGTCTTCCTTGATCTTGCGCTGATCCTTGCGAAAGAACGCGCCCATCTCAAGATTCTCCGTCACGGTAAGACGCGGGAAGATCCTGCGTCCCTCGGGCACCTGACAGAGCCCGCGCGGCGGCATATGGTCGGAATTGAGCCCGTTTATGCGCTCGCCACGGTAGAAGATATCCCCGGAGACGGCCTGCACCACGTTGCAGATCGTCATGAGCGTGGTACTCTTGCCCGCCCCGTTTGCGCCGATGATGGAGACGATCTCCCCCGGCATGACCTTGAGGGAAATGCCCTTGAGGGCCTCGATGTTGCCGTAGGCGGCAACCACGTCCTTGAGTTCGAGAATCGGTGTCTTGTCGTCCATGTTGGTCCCCTCTAATCCGAATCGTCAGAGCGCTTGCCCATTCGCTTGGCGGGCCACAGACCCTTGGGCCGCACGAGCATCATGCCGGTCATCACGCCGCCGAACACGAGCATCCGGTAGAGCTCGAACTCGCGGAACGCCTCGGGCAACGCCACCAGCGCGATGCAGCCGAGAATGACTCCCGGGATGGATCCCATGCCGCCCAGCACGACCATGGCGAGCACCATGGCGGATTCGAGAAAGGTAAAGGACTCGGGACTGACGAAACGCATTCGCGAAGCGAAGAAGGCTCCTGCGAACCCGGCAAAGGTCGCGCCCGAAGCATATGCCAACAGCTTGAGCAGGAAGGTGTTGACCCCCATCAGCTCCGCCGCGGTCTCATCCTCGCGGATGGCCTCCCACGCTCGTCCGATGCGCGAATAATTCAGGCGGTACACCGCCACGATGGTGAACAGGGTGATGCCGAGTATCACGTAGTAGTACAGGGAAAGGTCCCTGATCCAGAAATGTTGGATGCTGAAGCCATTGCTGAAATCGAACCAGTAATACCCCGGCCGCTCGATGCCGAGAATGCCGTTGGGGCCGTTGGTCAGCTCCATCCAGTTGTTCAGCAGCAGCCGCACGATCTCCCCGAAACCGAGGGTTACGATGGCAAGGTAGTCTCCGCGCATCCGCAGGGTGGGATAGCCGATGATGCAGCCGGCCACCGCGGCCAGCGCCGCCGCCACGGGCAGGCAGAGCCAGAAGGGAATGCCGAAATGCACCGAAAGCAGCGCGTAGGTATAGGCTCCAACGCCGTAAAACGCGATATAACCAAGGTCGAGCAGGCCGGCGAGGCCCACCACGATGTTCAGGCCCAGCCCGAGACAGATGTACACCAGCACGTTGATGGCGATATCATGC harbors:
- the glyA gene encoding serine hydroxymethyltransferase, coding for MEELLIQDPEVAAAIAAEADRQVSKLELIASENFVSTAVRQAQGSIMTHKYAEGYPHKRYYGGCEFVDIAEDIARDRAKALFDCDYVNVQPHSGSQANMAVYFGYCKPGDTILTMELSHGGHLTHGASVNFSGKLYNVVHYGVTRETQTIDYDQVEALAKEHRPAMIVAGASAYPRIIDFARFRAIADEVGAKLMVDMAHIAGLIAAGEHPSCIPHAHITTTTTHKTLRGPRGGMILSTEDQSKTLNSQIFPGIQGGPLMHVIAAKAAAFGEALREGFVEYQKQVVKNAKVLANSLEESGFELVSGGTDNHLLMIDLTNKDITGKDAEHALDLAGITANKNTIPFETRSPFVTSGIRLGTPALTTRGMIEEDMIVVAEAITAAIDNWQNEKALEEIANEVEEFAREFPLFAW
- a CDS encoding ABC transporter ATP-binding protein, with the translated sequence MDDKTPILELKDVVAAYGNIEALKGISLKVMPGEIVSIIGANGAGKSTTLMTICNVVQAVSGDIFYRGERINGLNSDHMPPRGLCQVPEGRRIFPRLTVTENLEMGAFFRKDQRKIKEDMEYVYELFPKLRERRKQLGGTLSGGEQQMLAIGRALMSRPKLLLLDEPSMGLAPLIVKQIFDIVQDINKEGVTVLLVEQNANLALQASQRAYVLETGKVVMEDDAASLLDNPDIRKAYLGE
- the livM gene encoding high-affinity branched-chain amino acid ABC transporter permease LivM codes for the protein MSKKIWVYLGVGLLWFLALLWPLLGIKPEGLEFGKTFTVWIRVALAAFIIAVFYQLQQKGVFDFVGRSAGTLKERVTTGFEAMPNWIWMTALLAFALVFPMLTGRYGHDIAINVLVYICLGLGLNIVVGLAGLLDLGYIAFYGVGAYTYALLSVHFGIPFWLCLPVAAALAAVAGCIIGYPTLRMRGDYLAIVTLGFGEIVRLLLNNWMELTNGPNGILGIERPGYYWFDFSNGFSIQHFWIRDLSLYYYVILGITLFTIVAVYRLNYSRIGRAWEAIREDETAAELMGVNTFLLKLLAYASGATFAGFAGAFFASRMRFVSPESFTFLESAMVLAMVVLGGMGSIPGVILGCIALVALPEAFREFELYRMLVFGGVMTGMMLVRPKGLWPAKRMGKRSDDSD